A region of the Bryobacteraceae bacterium genome:
TGGCCACGGTGGCCGATGTAGTGCCGCTGACGGGCGAAAACCGCGTGATCGTGAAACGCGGCCTGGAGGGCATCGCGAAGACGCGCAACCCGGGCCTGCGGGCGCTGCTCGAGTCGAGCGGTCTCGGGCCGGGACAGCCGCTGACTTCGTTCGACCTTGGTTTTCGCGTCGCGCCGCGCATCAACGCCGCCGGGCGCATGGATCACGCGCGCGCGGTGATCGAACTGTTTCTGACGCGCGATGAGGAACGGGCGCGCGCCATTGCGGCGCGGCTGGAGGAACTGAATGCCGAGCGGCAGCGGACAGGAGAAGCGATCGTGCGGGAGATCGTGGACCGCTATGGAGACGAGGGGCCGCCGCCCGGGAAAGCGGGATTGGTGTTCTACTCGCCGGACTGGCACCGCGGCGTGGTGGGCATCGTCGCCAACCGTGTGGCCGAGCTTTATCACCGTCCGGTGATCGTGCTCGGACGCGATGACCGCACCGGCATGGCGCAGGGCTCCGGGCGCTCGATCCCCGGCTTTCACCTGCTTTCCGCGCTCGAGCAGATGGCCGACGTATTTGCAAAGTTCGGCGGACACAGGCAGGCCGTCGGCCTCACGCTGGAGGAGTGCCGTGTGGCGGAGCTCGAAGCGCGGTTCAATGAGGTGGCGCTTGCCTGGCTCACCGAAGACGACCTGACGCCCGAACTGCATCTGGACGCCGAGCTGCGGCTGGAAGAGCTGAACGACAAGGCCGCCGGCGAAGTGCTTGCGCTGGCCCCGTATGGCTGCGGCAACCGCCAGCCGGTGTTTCTGGTGCGGGCCGCCGAGGTGCGGCAGGCCGAGGGCTTCGGCAAGAGCGGGGAACATGTGCGGGCGCGGTTGTGGCAGGCGGGCCGCGTGCTGTTCGTGCGCGCCTGGCGGTGCTCTTCGCGGCTGGAAGAGTTGCGAGAGGGAGCGCGGATCGATGCGGCCATCACGATCGAGGATGACGCCTGGAGCGCTCAGCGGGGCTTTGCGCCGTGGTCGGCCACGATGCGGGATTTCCGGCCCGCGGAGCCCTGATCAGCCGCCGGCGACGGCGCCGACGATCAGCAGGGGCTCCTCTCCGCGTACAACAGCATCGGGCAGAATTGTTTCCATCGGTTCTGCCGAAAAATCGCGCCGGCAGGCGTAGAAGCGCACCAGCGGCCGCCGCGCGCCGTCGCGCGGGCTGCGAATCGTGCCGCGCAGTTGGGGGAAGGCGGCTTCCAACGCATCGAGCACGGCGGCGAGGGTGACGGGCGGCGTCACATCGAGCGACACCTGCTCGCCGGAGTGCGCCAGCACCCGCAGTTGATACGGCAGCACCACGCGGATCATGGCAACGTCTGGACTTCCAACGAAAGCACTGGAGGCAAATGACTGGCGATCTCCGTCCAGTGGGCGCCTTCATCCGCAGAGGCGTAGATCTGCCCGCCGGTGGTTCCGAAGTAAATGCCGCAGGGATCCAGCGTGTCCACTGACATCGCCTCACGAAGAACGTTCACGTAGCAGTCGCGCTGCGGCAGCCCGTCGGAGAGAGGTTCCCATTCATTGCCGCCGGTGCGGCTTCTCCAGACGCGGAGCCGGCCGCCGGGCGGATAGTGTTCCGAGTCGCTCTGGATGGGGACAACGTACACGGTGTCGGGCTGGTGAGCGTGGATGGCAATCACGAATCCAAAATCCGACGGCAGGTTTCCGCTCACCTCGTACCAGGCATCGCCCGCATTGTCGCTGCGCATCACGTCCCAATGCTTCTGCATGAACAGGACATTCGGGCGCGCCGGGTGCTGCGCGATGCGGTGGACGCAGTGGCCCGTTTCCGCTTCCGGGTCAGGAATGTATTCGGAGCGCAGCCCGCGGTTGATGGCCTTCCAGGAGGTGAAGCCATCATCGCTGCGGAATGCGCCTGCGGCAGAGATGGCGACGAAAGCTCGATTCTCGTTCAACGGGTCCAGCAGAATTGTGTGCAGGCAGAGGCCGCCGGCGCCCGGCGTCCAGCTCGGCCCCGACCCGTGATGACGCAGCCCGGGCAGCTCTGCCCACGTTCTGCCGCCGTCGGTGGAGCGGAACAGGGCCGCGTCCTCCACGCCGGCGTAGACCGTGTCCGGCTCCGTCAGCGAAGGCTCAATATGCCAGACGCGCTTGAACTCCCACGGCCGTTGCGAGCCATCATAGAACTGGTGTGTGCCGGCCTCGCCCTCGTAAACGAAATCCTTGCCCACGCATTCCCATGTTTGGCCGCCGTCATCGGACCGCTGCACCACCTGCCCGAACCAACTGCTTGTCTGAGACGCGTAAATACGATTGGGATCGGCGGGCGAACCCTTCATGTGATAGATCTCCCAGCCGCCGAAAAACGGTCCGCGAATCTGCCACTGGCGCCGCGCGCCATCGGATGTCAGAATGAACGCTCCTTTGCGCGTTCCCACAAGCACTCGGACACGGCTCATCGAAAACCTCCCCTCTGGCCGGGCCGGAAGGCGCGGCGGATTCCTCTGGTTTACCACAGCGGGAGTCATTTGAGAATTTCCGTTTGCGGCCCGAGGAGCCGGCGCTCACGGTTCCGTGCGGCGACTTTGCAAATGGCGCGCGGCCGGTTTCTGCGATCCCCGCGCCACAGCCCAGGCACACCCGGACGGGTGGTTCCTCCAGCCGGAGGAAAACAGGGCCGTGATTTCTCACTCCCGCTCGCATGCATGGCCACTTGGTCGTGCGCGCCGTAGACCGGGTAGAACGGCGGCTGGGGTGGTGGCGGAGTCAACACGAAAAACGCGCCGCCGCGGAACGGCTCCGCGGCCGCCAGCACATTTCCTTTTTAGAGTCACTGTCGTGGCGCTGAAAGTGGCCGTCCCGGAGTGGAATTCGGGAACTCGTTTCTCGGCGTTCACGCCCGGTGCGCCTCCAGGGGCTGCAACGGAGCAAACCGTTTGCGGACAGTGTCATG
Encoded here:
- the recJ gene encoding single-stranded-DNA-specific exonuclease RecJ — encoded protein: MPSRARWILPELDEREAERLRRQCGLEPPAARVLAARGLKTPQEVERFLHPKLTHLEDPFRMLGMEAAVTRLLDAVRRGERVLLYGDYDVDGVAGVVILLHMLEVLGLRADYHVPDRLREGYGMQAEVVERAAREGYTLILSVDTGIRAFEAVEAARRAGIDVILTDHHLPDAELPAAAAILNPNQPGCPYPNKNLCGAGVAFKLAQALMERDGWPPERIVRFTDSFLIMAAVATVADVVPLTGENRVIVKRGLEGIAKTRNPGLRALLESSGLGPGQPLTSFDLGFRVAPRINAAGRMDHARAVIELFLTRDEERARAIAARLEELNAERQRTGEAIVREIVDRYGDEGPPPGKAGLVFYSPDWHRGVVGIVANRVAELYHRPVIVLGRDDRTGMAQGSGRSIPGFHLLSALEQMADVFAKFGGHRQAVGLTLEECRVAELEARFNEVALAWLTEDDLTPELHLDAELRLEELNDKAAGEVLALAPYGCGNRQPVFLVRAAEVRQAEGFGKSGEHVRARLWQAGRVLFVRAWRCSSRLEELREGARIDAAITIEDDAWSAQRGFAPWSATMRDFRPAEP